The region acaataattgtaattcacaaaattcatatttaatgtgcgttaataataatacatcaattttatatagcgcttttttggacactcaaagtcgctttacagaattaagggattattctttcacgccacacttagtggtggtaagctactgttgtagccacagctacaTGGAAAAGGAATCCTAATAAAGTAGCcaagagataaaaaacaaattagatgataaatacatatattttgtgtgtattttacagctgatttaagacatgagtcaaaactgacccattatcataagagatgctaacagaaagctaacacaaggggaaggttatgttttatgggcttatactgtatattaaaggctcagtaattgtaattaactgtaAGTTAACatctgcgatggactggtgccctgtccagggtgtacccccaccatGCGCCCGCcacccagtgtgagccggatACTGTATAAGCACCGGCAGAACCcagcgaccctgaaaaacaggaacaagcgtgTCTAaaaaaaggatggatggatgtaattTAACTTGagtaattaagaacataattgtaattgactttcaggggctaaataatcattttatttgtaaatggaaaaaatgtaaatgtaatgataattgagttgtaaatgaacatggataattgaagacgtaattgttattacaaattgaccccaaccctgcttgaAACGCAGATAAAATCCTtgggggtcacctgaaatgtctagtaattgattaaaaaaaataaacgaattatattattgttttttttaatttatttatattattatttaattgttattctttaccacaaacacacacaatctaaAACAATTGTAttcaatactttcactttctttctCAACTATAACTAATgctaaaagaggaaaaaatgtcTCTCGCCAGaattttgtgatataaaaataggGTCATGacctgaaaaaggttgggaaccactggttccATGTTTAGCTCCCAGCCCAGTAAAACTCACTTTGATGACTCCTGCTATTCCCGGCTCCTTACAGTTGCTGTGGTAAAACAAAGCCAGCTGCCCTTCTTTCATCTGCCTCATGAAATTACGAGCCTGCAGTTGACAAAACCAATTACTTTCTTTATCCAGATAGCGATTTGCACAAATAGGAAGAGATTATGAGGCGAGGTTGCACTCGTGATAAACATCTGTTCATTCTAGAAAGTCTTTTTATTGATGAATGTCTGTACCTGGTAGTTCCGCACACCGTCCCAGCAGCTCGTCTGATCAGGCAGAGCCTTCAGATCCTCGATGCCAAACTGTAGAGGAAACAAAGTGTCTGAAAGGCATTGACGGCTCATAGGTTTTATTTGCCGACGAAGCTGCTGATGCGAACTTTCACGTCGATGCCGTTCTCGAAGCGGCTCTCTGGTTCAGACTTCATCAGCCAACGACTGTACGGCACAAACTCGGAGCTCGTTTCGGTTTTTTTAGCAGGAACTGCAGCTTTTCTTTTAGCCGTGGAGCTTTTTCCCTTTTCACCATCGTCACCTGAAACAATCAGAAATGTGTCTTATCTTTATTTCAGTGCTCACAACCCTACCCATGGTATGGAGCacaagtttacaaaaaaaaaaaaaaaacaaagctaatTTTAGCAAATATAATTTCAACAAAGGACAAACCGTTTTTCAAAAAGGCACCAAGTttataaattactttttgactttttattttgcatcAGTAAAATACGTTTCAACACAGAAGGGTGTCTTGCGtaaaatatttttctctatAAATGGCAACTTCAGCATTCAAACAGTAAATGAAAGTCATCACCAACAACGTTTTAAATGCAGagattacaaaaacattttctgtcAATACCTTTATATCGGCCGATAGTCGATTATTTCCAGTTCTTAAATTACAAATGGCATGTCTGTGGGAGACATTCTCACACAAAATATACTTTTCTAGTTTAAAAATGGTCTTAAATTCCTCATGTGACATTTATAGTGACAAGGATTGCACAACGGAGTCATCGTCTCACCTGAGCGTTCGGCTCTTTTACTCACTCTGGCCTTTTTCTTTGGAGGCATCGCTCAGTCTGAAGAAAGAAGTGGAAATAAGAAGATATTACATTCATCTCTTCCAAATTGAATATCTGCTTATCAAAAACTAGCTTGTTCCTGTCTTTTTAAAAGCCATTTTCtttatagggatgtcccgatacaatttttttcccttccaatacaataccaatattgttgccttgagtattggccgataccgatatcgatgtGATACGATATCATCACGAATCATACCtacttttattacatattttgtaacGTGGaaggtttgatcatgtgatgttactcaatcagagaacaatagtcagcaacagtaggtatgagaaaaactgacccatttattattaaccaattagttacatacattttaaccttcaacataatatctacagtattctacaattgaatgaatatgatataatatatattggagattttagatgcagtctgataaaatccgatattcgttttctggctgatgtcggaccgatatccaatatcaatatcggatcaggacacccctatttGTTTATGCTTAAAACCTTTAATTTCCTATGACTCTGGTATGGCTATATTGTCTTTCAATAGCAACTAATATGGAATAGTTCAACAATATTACATTCCATCCTTATTTCTAGttgtgtcctgatccgatattggaAATCGGTTTGAtaccagcaaaaataaataaataaatagattctaaaatctaaaatctccgatacaAACACTCTATTTCATACTTCACTCCATCACTACACAGAACTCAATacctacagtaaaaaaaaaaaaatcttttactttgaaagtacaatttgtttttattggttctGTGTCTTCTaatttacatttgatttattctattctattgtagaatattcttgtgCTTAAAGCTAAAATGTAAGCAACCCATTGGTtattaataaaagggtcagtTTTTCCCTCATACctactattgttctctgtttggataaaaatcacttttctgacattccacactacaaaataagtcataaaagtatgtatcaTTAACCTAACCAGGGGTAAGTCGATTTCATTTCAAGCATTATAAAACAACTCTTTACATGCAGACAAGACACTTTTCCATATCCATAGTTAATAAATTGTGACACACTCATTAAAATACAGCAGAAACATTAACACgtcacaaacaaaatgaaaaaaaagcttaaatcCGAGGTTAATGCTGGACCAGATAGAGGAAAGGGTTTAGACGAGCCTGGTGTAACATTAACTAAGGGATATATAACAAACAAGGTTGGAATCACTGAAGTAGAGAGCagatatttgtaaaataaagtCTCTTTTCTGTCCTACTTCTAGTCATTCCGCTGATAATGTTGTTTCCATTCAAACTGTGCAATTTACAGCAACACGTGTTCATGAAATACTACAGAACCGGTCTTACCACGAGACAAACAGCAGGGAAACCAGCACACCAGAACCCGCCAATAGGCTGTGATCACGTGATGTCAACAAACCAACGGGTGCGCTTGATTTTGTCACCGCATGCTGCCGTTGGTTTATTTGAAATACTTGTTGAATCTTCCAACGCTAGGACG is a window of Gouania willdenowi chromosome 13, fGouWil2.1, whole genome shotgun sequence DNA encoding:
- the thyn1 gene encoding thymocyte nuclear protein 1, whose protein sequence is MPPKKKARVSKRAERSGDDGEKGKSSTAKRKAAVPAKKTETSSEFVPYSRWLMKSEPESRFENGIDVKFGIEDLKALPDQTSCWDGVRNYQARNFMRQMKEGQLALFYHSNCKEPGIAGVIKIVKEAYVDHTQFDKKDVHYDASSKPDNPKWSMVDVQYQRMMKRFIPLSELKGYHTQHLSEGGPLKQAALFTRARLSVQPLTAEEFDFILSLEDKEPQ